One window of the Fusobacterium animalis 7_1 genome contains the following:
- the radD gene encoding autotransporter adhesin RadD, whose amino-acid sequence MKDYNKVESCLKSFLKNNKRLSYSMALLISFLINGGFSYADEAIQVPLRTEIKTRIEKEQENISQMLKEADESMKDIELKIKKLTQRGEFWVKPLEKSYQGFIFANWGNYSKNKNKTESNFNGPEYSASYGKNMGYGQFSNGKYYGEYGIVKNPLEFVDKIDFGANITPKAVTEKTIVEKTVIKKDITAPSVTPPTVEVGEITLTAPEEVAIVEMTPPNEPNPSVTTPSTVPALQGITVAAVSEVNVTPSTPEVAAAPTINAPTVTPPATPAGFTPRLITPPEVPADIVVTPPTITPPTLLGGGANPQADRYYYWDGNDGAISQVNVTSGTISITGNVTNYSNGNMDLTLNNFHVSAYPGTSPSGTAPTSGTYKLNRRFFNTLLNVPYSEFSSGVTINYNYKIGGSNPQNNPPTPYEGAVINLETEGNVAGNLSTAVTKNQITESKKNILKGYQSYSGITGNDNGATELLFINKGNINLISEKGIYIFTTTHTGGNNRTNYLDNEGTISAKGKESVIIKHTPDTAEGRGWIYSNSSSGKMYADGEGSVIMGWAYKHLQHGRAAFVNAGEIKVRGKRAVGIFMADDTNPNNTTMAAGSSVYLTKPIDLLGDRSMGWVSQNTGVSAGNGGYFVQFNIGNEVQDATLGESEGDGTKVEKAIGILQDHSSKTDTTAVIKIGEHSKGSIGVYGRQGILNITAPTAKDKILDSNNQEKALTVSEIDLQGGADNIGIVASKDGTKPAAEVNVTGDVKISGGTGQKIAIAEKGGKINLKGNVMAGTNVNFVKNAVPLYATGEHSTITVQNSNKFEFYLSGNSTAAYAKDKATINMNRTTLPSEPTIHIKGENGKGIGLFAKDGGVINAQKHYIKVENGSTAISSIGAGSNIDFTGGKLEYTGNGYAVYSDGTGKIDLSDAELNLHGSSTAFDVDLGASTLPTKLNSGTKIKVHSDDVIAFNLKRATGLTTVGGIETSIKSKIETKLGLGSGSLNNLFSGSTADRYKVAAVDGGEITVGNLDKSGTKDDTDQAKKDGYQYFNRFLAQRLKATANGSTIKAVLSSSFANDNFNGQVVGFEMNSSKNATNVDETAINLVNSKIMADRTDAGAGAIGAFINYGLVNIDATSKIEVEKENNVVNKQAVGVYAVNGSKVDNKGTIDVGGDQSVGILGMAYREDASHNPIVKEFGDKATNQGLVNITNEKDIKMSGKDAIGIYAMNNNTDTTVTSHLVTNKGTVEVGDSGEKTAVGIYAKGVNVKPESGKIKIGKKAVGIYAEDSQVGEANKDLGTVDFNGDDGVGIYLKGSGSNLLGNKVTLTQSKDSKNKVGILADRGTSSIIKTEVAVGTLNNVIAYYSKGNHEFNVQSNVTLNENSIGISGEDDLLYGDGTNTYTMKLGKSSTGLFGTKKIGLKDKTNIELNGENSVGAYASGANGVITSEGKIKFLKENSIGLYGAKGATINDKTASMDFTNANAKNNIGVYLAGANWERDSALTFSSTHEKGNIYLFAQGGSEGATDKGNKITLKNIFNVSPSNDPTGNEKTIGMYLDTAVKGKSTYVDNTVDMSDGNAKVSVTKKAIGIYAKNADNSKNNIINTLKVSSAGQGTVGVFTDGNLKLSGNGGLIEAKNSGIGLYGNKGTVTVEGTHKVEVSSAGTGMYLTKGSHLSGGKLELENKTAGTSAAGIYYEGTGNEVNHDTDIVVTAGENLLALYANGLKLNNNKEIIIKKGKNNVAAYITGNSTFRNKGKIQLGESGNNGDFKSGIGVYVVDGEAINETGKTIDIYDFNDEAGLSVGMLANAASGKTAKVTNKGTINANGEVIGMVVEDNSEGINDTGAEIVAKNEEPLKAIGAYVNGANAKFENKGKISAENIALVLQGTKEGNIKNTGTLNLTKTGAVGVYAKDSVVDFNIAPTVAGADKTVALYASGTTKIKSQITSATGKAHIGVYAEGNAEFLSGSKVTVGNGSGNDYGIGVYTKSGYNKTVNTDIQLGGEKTIGFYLGATGGSGSTVTHNGTINVGSGIGAYIPEHSKFIAQNTTFNVGDKGTAVYLKGGEVDLGKTGTANINFNGTNGRAIYQDGGTITTGTGLHITGSGSFLTLKNANSSINSIVEVGANGIGINGIYDKSGTYKLTLESPNGHIKLGGDKGTGIAAIAKNTAGLKVDIINKGIIETTSGEKTTGIYGKGANIENATGAKINIGAKGVGIYTTNDNSLEDTTLNNAGEINLIGDEAKGIVAIKSNTNQDFIVGKITGTKDKLVGAYFKDSQAVTKVKDFNISLGTNAKGLVFNEGKDFTITSSSTNKVTIGATTGNSRGIGIAALGVNGNISNTEVKVGKNSLGLYAKDKKLTFDLATGKLESSDASRSSILAYADGNNSEIALNGGGTLKVGANGIALGTKGGKITANATTTVEVDGVKGLGAYVENGGSISNNFDIKVKSAEGIGMYAKGGALASVAKVSELKGNKSIGYVFENITNAINMPNSVQLTDTNATGQVGVAVKGTGAGLTVAGVSVVGSKNIGIYNETTGAVTNNGALNVADSTGDSSIGIYSQGGTVTSTGNATIGKNSIAIYGKNTAATLNGNLNIGEKGVGLYVDNTATSKGDTAVNGNITVGANGAIGIQTTNSKVNLTGDLSVASGDSKGIFSMGAGNVETTGNINVGNNSVGIYKNGSGEIKTALGSIGKTLTVADSGYGVFSKGAKLINNMNVTVGVDAIGAYVDGNDLTSTGTVTVADKGVGLLVKGTGKTLTSTGNITVGSNNSVGLYAGDNANIAQSGNITVANNNGIGVYSKGSGNISTVGAMTVGKDSIGVYKDGKGTMNINASSPIQTMTIAEKGYGLYYKGNSRADSIINSNMNMTLGKEAVGIYAKNTTVNHTGDITVGETTIGSSGFTTPSDNKNSIGIFGDNSNINFKGNMLVDKPLSVGIYGANGGSITVQSGSTITVKNGATGIMTGSKVENITLESGSTLNVDGKVDTNVYTNATKSNVSFGIAAYSGLIDNQGTINVTNGATGIYLAGTASLKNGATGTINIDATSKSTAKPDTKASAELGGIKVTDKGVVTINNKVINGGILNVKGALNMEGLGLDVSTGKTVVDAKSISGVAEVLPSFSRGNSEQKVTIKDVFRTGVVGAFSGDVKSKSVSWIAKISKEPGSSTTTSDITMVRIPYNSLISGERYKNLASGLEDIRSKIGKDSSSPIFKSLDNISSHRDFARAVANIRGDVYSNIQERMKTVENSFDKSYNELLSSYNKTRNVDKFSVIYTGGEHKDSTLGVSGYEYKSTGVLYLNDREAFTYGGKYGWSAGIVGSNFEFKGDTNKGSKERVISGKLGLHYQAPLNKDDDNARLRWLTRGEITVNNHRTKRYSQVGADTYQNKASFYSTELSWKNIISYDYDINTNWTVKPYTGIDISYGHIFNIKEKNEGLPLEVKGKDYFVITPNVGVETKYVLPLGAVHQAFAKVDTEFNYDVTKLYHGVNQAKMRNASTGYYDLSKPERRRARVAVGAELGLEKENAYGITFRAEYQGYKKSQLNYGVRLNYKF is encoded by the coding sequence ATGAAAGACTATAATAAAGTAGAAAGTTGTCTAAAAAGTTTTTTAAAGAATAATAAAAGACTAAGCTACTCTATGGCACTATTAATATCATTTTTAATTAATGGTGGTTTTTCTTATGCAGATGAAGCAATACAAGTGCCATTAAGAACAGAAATAAAGACAAGAATAGAAAAAGAACAAGAAAATATATCTCAAATGCTAAAAGAAGCAGATGAAAGCATGAAAGATATAGAATTAAAAATAAAGAAATTGACACAAAGAGGAGAATTTTGGGTAAAACCATTAGAAAAATCATATCAAGGATTTATCTTTGCTAATTGGGGAAATTATAGCAAAAATAAGAACAAAACTGAAAGTAACTTTAATGGACCTGAATATTCTGCTTCTTATGGAAAAAATATGGGATATGGACAATTTTCTAATGGAAAATATTATGGGGAATATGGAATAGTTAAAAATCCATTGGAATTTGTTGATAAAATAGATTTTGGAGCAAATATTACACCAAAGGCAGTAACTGAAAAAACAATAGTTGAAAAAACAGTAATAAAAAAAGATATTACAGCACCAAGTGTCACACCACCAACAGTTGAAGTGGGAGAAATAACATTAACAGCTCCTGAAGAAGTTGCAATAGTTGAAATGACACCTCCTAATGAACCAAATCCAAGTGTAACTACACCAAGTACAGTACCAGCATTACAAGGGATAACAGTTGCAGCAGTGTCAGAAGTGAATGTAACTCCAAGTACACCAGAAGTAGCAGCAGCACCAACAATAAATGCACCTACAGTTACACCACCTGCTACACCAGCTGGGTTTACACCAAGATTAATTACACCTCCTGAAGTACCAGCAGACATAGTTGTTACACCTCCTACAATAACACCACCAACATTATTGGGAGGAGGAGCAAATCCTCAGGCTGATAGATACTATTATTGGGATGGAAATGATGGAGCTATTTCACAAGTAAATGTAACAAGTGGAACTATTAGTATCACTGGAAATGTAACAAACTATAGTAATGGAAATATGGATTTGACCCTAAATAATTTTCATGTTTCAGCATATCCAGGAACTAGTCCTAGTGGAACTGCTCCAACAAGTGGAACATATAAATTAAATAGAAGATTTTTTAATACTTTGTTAAATGTTCCTTATTCTGAATTTAGTTCAGGAGTTACAATAAATTATAATTATAAAATAGGAGGTTCTAATCCTCAAAATAACCCACCTACTCCTTATGAAGGAGCTGTTATAAATTTAGAAACAGAAGGAAATGTTGCAGGAAATTTATCTACTGCAGTAACAAAAAATCAAATAACTGAAAGCAAAAAAAATATATTAAAAGGATATCAATCTTACTCAGGAATTACAGGTAATGATAATGGGGCAACTGAGTTACTTTTTATTAATAAAGGAAATATTAATTTAATAAGTGAAAAAGGAATATATATATTTACAACAACTCATACTGGTGGAAATAACCGTACAAATTATTTAGATAATGAAGGAACTATTTCTGCAAAAGGAAAGGAATCAGTTATTATAAAACATACTCCAGATACTGCAGAAGGAAGAGGATGGATTTACTCAAATAGCTCAAGCGGAAAAATGTATGCAGATGGTGAAGGTTCTGTAATTATGGGTTGGGCTTATAAACATTTGCAACATGGTAGAGCTGCTTTTGTAAATGCTGGAGAAATCAAAGTTCGTGGTAAAAGAGCTGTTGGAATCTTTATGGCAGACGATACTAATCCAAATAATACAACTATGGCTGCTGGAAGTTCAGTATATTTAACTAAACCTATAGATTTATTAGGAGATAGATCTATGGGTTGGGTATCACAAAATACAGGGGTTAGTGCTGGAAATGGTGGTTATTTTGTTCAATTTAATATAGGTAATGAAGTCCAAGATGCTACATTAGGCGAAAGTGAAGGAGATGGAACAAAAGTAGAAAAAGCAATAGGAATTCTGCAAGACCATAGTTCTAAGACAGATACTACAGCAGTAATAAAAATAGGAGAACATTCAAAAGGAAGTATAGGTGTTTATGGAAGGCAAGGAATATTAAATATAACAGCACCTACAGCAAAAGATAAAATTTTAGATAGTAATAATCAGGAAAAAGCATTAACAGTTAGTGAAATAGACCTTCAAGGTGGAGCTGATAATATAGGGATAGTTGCTTCAAAAGATGGAACTAAACCAGCAGCTGAGGTAAATGTTACTGGAGATGTAAAAATAAGTGGTGGGACAGGTCAAAAAATTGCTATAGCAGAAAAAGGTGGAAAAATTAACTTAAAAGGGAATGTAATGGCAGGAACAAATGTTAATTTTGTAAAGAATGCAGTTCCTTTATATGCAACAGGAGAACATTCAACAATAACAGTACAAAATTCAAATAAGTTTGAATTTTATTTAAGTGGAAATTCAACAGCTGCTTATGCAAAAGATAAAGCTACAATAAATATGAATAGAACAACTTTACCAAGTGAACCTACTATTCATATAAAAGGAGAAAATGGAAAAGGAATAGGTTTATTTGCAAAAGATGGTGGAGTTATTAATGCACAAAAGCATTATATAAAAGTTGAAAATGGAAGTACAGCTATATCTTCTATAGGAGCTGGTTCTAATATTGATTTTACTGGAGGTAAGTTAGAATATACAGGAAATGGCTATGCAGTATATTCAGATGGAACAGGAAAGATAGATTTATCTGATGCTGAATTAAACTTACATGGAAGTTCAACAGCTTTTGATGTTGATTTAGGAGCTTCAACTTTACCAACAAAATTAAATTCAGGAACAAAGATAAAAGTACACTCTGATGATGTTATTGCATTTAATTTAAAAAGAGCAACAGGATTAACAACAGTTGGTGGAATAGAAACAAGTATAAAAAGTAAAATAGAAACTAAATTGGGCTTAGGATCAGGTTCTTTAAATAATTTATTTTCAGGAAGTACAGCAGATAGATATAAAGTAGCAGCAGTAGATGGTGGAGAAATAACTGTTGGAAATCTTGATAAATCTGGAACAAAAGATGATACTGACCAAGCTAAGAAAGATGGATATCAATATTTTAATAGATTTTTAGCTCAAAGATTAAAAGCTACTGCAAATGGAAGTACAATAAAAGCTGTTCTAAGTAGTAGTTTTGCAAATGACAATTTCAATGGTCAGGTTGTAGGCTTTGAAATGAATTCAAGTAAAAATGCAACTAATGTAGACGAAACAGCTATTAATTTAGTTAATTCAAAGATAATGGCAGATAGAACAGATGCAGGAGCAGGTGCAATAGGAGCATTTATTAACTATGGTTTAGTAAATATAGATGCAACATCAAAAATAGAAGTTGAAAAAGAAAACAATGTAGTTAATAAGCAAGCTGTAGGAGTATATGCAGTAAATGGTTCTAAAGTAGATAATAAAGGAACTATTGATGTAGGTGGAGATCAATCAGTAGGTATCTTAGGAATGGCATATAGAGAAGATGCTTCTCATAATCCAATAGTAAAAGAATTTGGAGATAAAGCAACAAACCAAGGCTTAGTTAATATCACAAATGAAAAAGATATAAAAATGTCAGGTAAGGATGCTATTGGTATATATGCAATGAATAATAATACTGACACAACAGTAACAAGTCATTTAGTAACAAATAAAGGAACTGTTGAAGTAGGAGATTCAGGTGAAAAGACAGCTGTAGGAATTTATGCTAAAGGAGTAAATGTAAAGCCTGAAAGTGGAAAAATAAAAATAGGTAAAAAGGCAGTAGGGATTTATGCAGAAGACTCTCAAGTTGGAGAAGCAAATAAAGATTTAGGAACTGTAGACTTTAATGGAGATGATGGAGTAGGTATTTACCTAAAAGGTAGTGGTTCAAACTTACTTGGAAACAAAGTTACTTTAACACAATCAAAAGATTCTAAAAATAAAGTAGGAATACTTGCTGATCGTGGAACAAGCTCTATAATTAAGACAGAAGTAGCAGTAGGAACACTTAATAATGTAATAGCATACTATTCAAAAGGAAATCATGAATTCAATGTTCAATCAAATGTAACATTGAATGAGAATAGTATTGGTATTTCAGGAGAAGATGATTTACTATATGGTGATGGAACAAATACATATACTATGAAATTAGGTAAAAGTTCTACTGGATTATTCGGTACAAAAAAGATAGGTTTAAAAGATAAAACAAATATTGAATTAAATGGAGAAAACTCTGTTGGAGCTTATGCTAGTGGAGCAAATGGAGTAATTACTTCTGAAGGAAAGATAAAATTCTTAAAAGAAAATTCTATTGGTTTATATGGAGCAAAGGGGGCAACTATAAATGATAAAACAGCTTCAATGGACTTTACTAATGCAAATGCTAAAAATAATATAGGAGTATATTTGGCAGGTGCTAACTGGGAAAGAGATTCAGCACTTACATTTAGTTCTACTCATGAAAAAGGAAATATCTATTTATTTGCACAAGGTGGTAGTGAAGGAGCAACAGATAAAGGAAATAAAATAACTTTAAAAAATATATTTAATGTTAGTCCTTCAAATGATCCTACAGGAAATGAAAAAACAATAGGAATGTACTTAGATACAGCTGTAAAAGGTAAATCAACTTATGTAGATAACACAGTAGATATGAGTGATGGCAATGCAAAAGTTTCTGTAACAAAAAAAGCTATTGGAATTTATGCAAAAAATGCAGATAACAGTAAAAATAATATAATAAATACATTAAAAGTTTCTTCTGCTGGTCAAGGCACTGTTGGAGTATTTACTGATGGTAACTTAAAACTTAGTGGAAATGGTGGATTAATTGAAGCTAAAAATAGTGGAATAGGACTTTATGGAAATAAAGGAACAGTTACTGTTGAAGGAACACATAAAGTTGAAGTTTCTTCTGCTGGAACAGGTATGTATTTAACTAAAGGTAGTCATCTAAGTGGAGGAAAATTAGAACTAGAAAATAAAACAGCAGGAACATCAGCAGCTGGAATATATTATGAAGGTACAGGCAATGAAGTTAATCATGATACAGATATAGTAGTAACAGCTGGAGAAAATTTACTTGCTTTATATGCTAATGGCTTAAAATTAAATAACAATAAAGAAATTATTATAAAAAAAGGAAAAAATAATGTTGCTGCATATATAACAGGAAATTCTACATTTAGAAATAAAGGAAAAATACAATTAGGTGAATCTGGAAATAATGGGGATTTCAAAAGTGGTATTGGAGTATATGTAGTAGATGGTGAAGCAATAAATGAAACAGGAAAGACAATAGATATCTACGATTTTAATGATGAAGCAGGATTATCAGTAGGAATGCTTGCAAATGCAGCCAGTGGCAAAACAGCAAAAGTTACTAATAAAGGAACTATTAATGCTAATGGTGAAGTTATTGGAATGGTTGTAGAAGACAATTCAGAAGGAATTAATGATACTGGTGCAGAAATAGTTGCAAAAAATGAAGAACCTCTAAAAGCAATAGGAGCATATGTAAATGGAGCTAATGCTAAATTTGAAAATAAAGGAAAAATTTCTGCTGAAAATATAGCTCTTGTACTTCAAGGAACAAAAGAAGGTAATATTAAAAATACAGGTACTCTTAATTTGACAAAGACAGGGGCAGTTGGAGTATATGCAAAGGATTCTGTTGTAGACTTTAATATTGCACCAACAGTAGCAGGGGCAGATAAAACAGTTGCCTTATATGCATCAGGAACTACTAAAATTAAAAGCCAAATAACATCAGCTACTGGAAAAGCTCATATAGGAGTATATGCAGAAGGTAATGCAGAATTCTTATCAGGTTCAAAAGTAACAGTTGGTAATGGCAGTGGAAATGATTATGGAATAGGAGTCTATACAAAATCAGGATATAATAAAACTGTAAATACTGATATTCAATTAGGTGGAGAAAAGACTATAGGTTTTTATCTTGGAGCAACAGGAGGTAGTGGTTCAACAGTAACTCATAATGGAACTATTAATGTTGGAAGTGGAATAGGAGCTTATATTCCTGAACATTCAAAATTCATTGCTCAAAATACTACTTTTAATGTAGGAGATAAAGGAACAGCAGTTTATCTAAAAGGTGGAGAAGTAGATTTAGGAAAAACTGGTACTGCAAATATTAATTTTAATGGAACAAATGGAAGAGCAATATATCAAGATGGAGGAACTATAACAACTGGAACAGGGTTGCATATAACTGGTTCAGGAAGTTTCTTAACACTTAAAAATGCTAATTCTAGTATTAATTCTATTGTAGAAGTAGGAGCAAATGGAATAGGTATAAATGGTATTTATGATAAATCTGGAACATATAAACTTACTTTAGAAAGTCCAAATGGTCATATTAAGCTAGGTGGAGATAAAGGAACAGGAATAGCAGCAATAGCTAAGAATACAGCTGGTTTAAAAGTAGATATCATAAATAAAGGAATCATTGAAACTACTTCTGGAGAAAAAACTACTGGAATCTATGGAAAAGGTGCAAATATAGAAAATGCAACAGGAGCAAAAATAAATATAGGAGCTAAAGGAGTTGGAATTTATACAACTAATGACAACAGTCTTGAAGATACTACTCTAAATAATGCTGGTGAAATTAATTTAATTGGTGATGAAGCAAAAGGAATAGTAGCAATTAAATCTAATACTAACCAAGATTTTATTGTGGGAAAGATTACTGGCACAAAAGATAAATTAGTTGGAGCATATTTTAAAGATAGTCAGGCAGTTACAAAAGTTAAAGACTTTAATATTTCTTTAGGAACTAATGCAAAAGGATTAGTTTTTAATGAAGGAAAAGATTTTACAATAACATCATCATCAACTAATAAAGTAACAATAGGAGCTACAACAGGAAATAGTCGTGGAATAGGAATTGCAGCTCTTGGAGTAAATGGAAATATTTCTAATACAGAAGTTAAAGTTGGTAAAAATTCTTTAGGACTATATGCAAAAGATAAAAAATTAACATTTGACTTAGCTACTGGAAAATTAGAATCATCAGATGCAAGTAGAAGTTCAATTCTAGCTTATGCTGATGGAAATAATTCAGAAATTGCTCTAAATGGTGGAGGAACTTTAAAGGTAGGAGCAAATGGAATTGCTTTAGGAACTAAGGGTGGAAAAATTACTGCTAATGCTACAACTACTGTTGAAGTAGATGGAGTAAAAGGACTAGGAGCATATGTAGAAAATGGTGGAAGCATAAGTAATAACTTTGATATTAAAGTTAAGAGTGCTGAAGGTATTGGAATGTATGCAAAAGGAGGAGCTTTAGCATCTGTTGCAAAAGTTAGTGAATTAAAAGGAAATAAATCAATAGGTTATGTTTTTGAAAATATAACAAATGCTATTAATATGCCAAATTCAGTTCAATTAACTGACACCAATGCAACTGGACAAGTTGGGGTTGCAGTAAAAGGAACAGGAGCAGGATTAACAGTGGCAGGAGTTTCTGTTGTTGGAAGTAAGAACATTGGAATATATAATGAAACAACAGGAGCAGTTACAAATAATGGAGCACTTAATGTTGCAGATTCAACAGGAGATTCTTCAATAGGAATTTATTCACAAGGAGGAACTGTAACAAGTACAGGTAATGCTACAATAGGTAAAAATTCTATTGCTATTTATGGAAAAAATACAGCTGCTACATTAAATGGAAATCTAAATATAGGAGAAAAAGGTGTTGGATTATATGTTGATAATACTGCAACAAGTAAAGGAGATACAGCTGTAAATGGAAATATTACAGTAGGAGCAAATGGAGCAATAGGAATACAAACTACTAACTCTAAGGTTAACTTAACAGGAGATTTAAGTGTAGCTTCTGGAGATAGTAAAGGTATATTCTCAATGGGTGCTGGAAATGTTGAAACTACTGGTAATATAAATGTTGGAAATAATTCAGTTGGTATCTACAAAAATGGCAGTGGAGAAATAAAAACAGCTCTTGGCTCTATTGGAAAAACTTTAACAGTAGCAGATAGTGGATATGGAGTATTCTCAAAAGGTGCAAAACTAATTAATAATATGAATGTTACAGTTGGTGTTGATGCAATAGGAGCTTATGTAGATGGTAATGATTTAACTTCAACAGGAACAGTTACAGTAGCAGATAAAGGAGTAGGTTTACTTGTTAAAGGAACAGGAAAAACTTTAACTTCAACAGGAAATATTACAGTTGGTTCTAATAATTCAGTAGGACTTTATGCAGGAGATAATGCAAATATTGCTCAATCTGGAAATATCACAGTAGCCAATAATAATGGAATAGGAGTTTATTCAAAAGGTAGTGGAAATATATCAACAGTAGGAGCTATGACAGTAGGTAAAGATTCAATAGGAGTTTACAAAGATGGTAAAGGAACTATGAATATAAATGCAAGCTCACCTATTCAAACAATGACTATTGCTGAAAAAGGTTATGGACTTTACTATAAAGGAAATTCAAGAGCTGATAGTATAATTAATAGTAATATGAATATGACTCTTGGAAAAGAAGCAGTAGGAATCTATGCTAAAAATACAACTGTTAATCATACAGGAGATATCACAGTAGGAGAAACAACTATAGGTTCAAGTGGATTTACTACACCTAGTGACAATAAAAACTCTATTGGAATATTTGGTGATAATTCAAATATTAACTTTAAAGGAAATATGTTAGTTGATAAACCATTATCAGTAGGTATCTATGGAGCAAATGGAGGAAGCATAACAGTTCAATCTGGTTCAACAATAACTGTTAAAAATGGAGCAACCGGTATAATGACAGGTTCAAAAGTTGAAAATATAACACTAGAAAGTGGTTCAACTTTAAATGTTGATGGAAAAGTAGATACAAATGTTTATACTAATGCAACAAAGAGCAATGTATCATTTGGAATTGCAGCATATAGTGGATTAATTGATAACCAAGGTACAATTAATGTAACAAATGGAGCAACAGGAATATATCTTGCTGGTACAGCTTCATTGAAAAATGGAGCAACAGGAACAATAAATATTGATGCTACTTCAAAATCAACAGCTAAACCAGATACAAAAGCAAGTGCTGAACTTGGAGGAATAAAAGTAACTGATAAAGGTGTAGTTACAATAAATAATAAAGTAATAAATGGAGGAATTCTTAATGTTAAGGGTGCTTTAAATATGGAAGGGCTAGGATTAGATGTAAGCACAGGAAAGACAGTGGTTGATGCTAAATCTATTTCAGGAGTTGCAGAAGTATTACCTAGTTTCTCAAGAGGTAACTCAGAACAAAAAGTTACTATTAAAGATGTATTCAGAACAGGAGTGGTTGGAGCATTCTCAGGAGATGTTAAATCTAAATCTGTATCTTGGATAGCAAAAATATCTAAAGAACCAGGTTCATCTACAACAACAAGTGATATAACTATGGTAAGAATACCTTATAATAGTTTAATATCTGGTGAAAGATATAAGAACTTAGCTAGTGGATTAGAAGATATTAGATCAAAGATTGGAAAAGATTCATCATCACCAATATTTAAGTCATTAGATAATATAAGTTCACATAGAGATTTTGCAAGAGCAGTAGCAAATATTCGTGGAGATGTTTATTCTAATATTCAAGAAAGAATGAAAACAGTAGAAAATTCTTTTGATAAATCATATAATGAACTTCTATCATCATATAATAAAACTAGAAATGTAGATAAATTTAGTGTTATCTATACAGGTGGAGAACATAAGGATAGTACATTAGGAGTTTCAGGATATGAGTATAAATCAACTGGTGTATTGTACTTAAATGATAGAGAAGCATTTACATATGGTGGAAAATATGGATGGTCAGCTGGTATAGTAGGAAGTAATTTTGAATTTAAAGGAGATACTAATAAAGGTTCTAAGGAAAGAGTAATATCAGGAAAATTAGGATTACATTATCAAGCTCCATTAAATAAAGATGATGACAATGCTAGATTAAGATGGTTAACAAGAGGAGAAATAACAGTAAATAATCATAGAACTAAGAGATATAGTCAAGTAGGAGCAGATACTTATCAAAATAAAGCAAGCTTCTATTCAACAGAATTATCTTGGAAAAATATAATTTCTTATGACTATGATATTAATACAAATTGGACAGTAAAACCATATACTGGTATTGATATTTCTTATGGTCATATCTTCAATATAAAAGAAAAGAATGAAGGTTTACCATTAGAAGTAAAAGGTAAAGATTACTTTGTAATAACTCCAAATGTTGGTGTTGAAACAAAATATGTATTGCCATTAGGAGCAGTACATCAAGCATTTGCAAAAGTAGATACAGAATTTAACTATGATGTGACAAAACTATATCATGGAGTAAATCAAGCTAAAATGAGAAATGCTTCAACTGGATATTATGATTTGTCTAAACCAGAAAGAAGAAGAGCAAGAGTAGCAGTAGGAGCTGAATTAGGTTTAGAAAAAGAAAATGCATATGGAATAACATTTAGAGCTGAATA
- the radA gene encoding defensin-inducing lipoprotein FAD-I, giving the protein MKKILLLSLSLLILACTNMDTSTDESKEAQISRLLKEADKKKEETVEVEKTVVTDNGEEVTEGEVAVQNKKSHKGMTRGEIMEYEMTRVSDEMNALQADVQQYQEKKAQLKAYQEKLQKLEELNNAGIK; this is encoded by the coding sequence TTGAAAAAGATATTATTACTATCATTATCTTTATTAATACTTGCTTGTACTAATATGGATACAAGTACAGATGAAAGTAAAGAAGCACAAATATCAAGACTTTTAAAAGAAGCTGATAAGAAAAAAGAAGAAACAGTAGAAGTAGAAAAAACTGTTGTAACTGATAATGGAGAGGAAGTTACAGAGGGAGAAGTTGCTGTTCAAAACAAGAAATCACATAAAGGAATGACAAGAGGGGAAATAATGGAATATGAAATGACAAGAGTTTCAGATGAAATGAATGCCCTACAAGCGGATGTACAACAATATCAAGAAAAGAAAGCACAACTAAAAGCATACCAAGAAAAATTACAAAAATTAGAAGAATTAAATAATGCAGGAATAAAATAA